A window from Opitutia bacterium ISCC 52 encodes these proteins:
- a CDS encoding sulfatase, producing MTRPILLILLLALASSLLATEKPNIVLLVADDLGYGELGCQGNPEIPTPHIDSLAENGVRFTQGYVTAAFCSASRAGLMTGRYQTRFGYEFNPIGARNEESGAGLPVGEKTIADILVDAGYVTGMFGKWHLGGTAKYNPIRRGFDEFFGFLHEGHYFVPQPYTDTTTTWLRRKVLPGGGEGRWISADGKLIYTTHMGNTEPDYDADNPIYRDGQPVEEEEYLTDAFTREALSFIDRQADKPFFLYVPYNAVHSPLQGADAYMEKFSHIEDIQRRIFAAMLSNLDDSVGAILAKLREHDLEENTLIWFISDNGGPTRELTSSNLPLRDGKGSVYEGGNRVPFLAQWKGTLPKGEVYENPVVSLDIFSTAAAISNAQVDRKRKIDGVNLIPYLTGKNKARPHDTLFWRIDRRTAIRVGDWKLLRNPRRGQGDDWELYNLAKDISESNNLASTEPSKVKEMLEAWEDMNGQMIEPVWRPR from the coding sequence ATGACTCGCCCCATTCTACTGATTTTGCTTCTGGCTCTAGCTTCCAGCCTCCTAGCCACTGAAAAACCCAATATCGTTCTCCTCGTAGCCGACGATCTTGGTTACGGTGAACTGGGCTGTCAGGGAAATCCCGAGATCCCAACGCCACACATCGACTCTCTGGCGGAAAACGGCGTCCGCTTTACTCAGGGTTATGTGACGGCTGCCTTTTGCAGTGCCTCGCGAGCCGGACTGATGACAGGTCGGTATCAAACCCGTTTTGGTTATGAGTTTAATCCGATCGGTGCCAGGAACGAAGAATCCGGAGCCGGACTACCAGTGGGAGAAAAAACGATCGCCGATATCCTGGTCGATGCCGGTTACGTAACAGGCATGTTCGGCAAGTGGCATCTGGGAGGAACCGCCAAATACAACCCCATTCGTCGAGGCTTTGATGAGTTCTTTGGATTTTTGCATGAAGGTCACTACTTCGTGCCTCAACCCTATACAGATACAACCACCACGTGGTTGCGCCGGAAAGTACTCCCCGGCGGAGGTGAAGGTCGCTGGATAAGTGCAGATGGAAAACTCATCTACACCACTCACATGGGAAACACGGAACCGGATTATGACGCGGACAATCCCATCTATCGAGACGGTCAGCCAGTTGAGGAAGAAGAATACCTGACCGATGCCTTTACGCGTGAAGCATTGTCCTTCATCGACCGGCAGGCCGATAAACCCTTCTTTCTCTACGTACCCTATAATGCGGTACACAGTCCCTTACAAGGCGCCGATGCCTACATGGAAAAATTTTCTCATATCGAGGACATTCAACGACGGATCTTTGCCGCTATGCTTTCCAATCTCGATGACAGTGTAGGCGCCATCCTCGCCAAGCTTCGCGAGCATGACCTGGAAGAAAACACGCTCATATGGTTTATCAGCGATAATGGTGGACCGACCCGGGAGCTTACTTCGAGCAACCTGCCGCTTCGCGATGGTAAGGGCAGTGTCTATGAAGGAGGTAACCGCGTCCCCTTCCTGGCCCAATGGAAAGGAACCTTACCGAAAGGCGAGGTCTACGAAAACCCGGTAGTATCTCTCGATATTTTTTCCACCGCTGCAGCCATCTCTAATGCTCAAGTGGACCGGAAAAGAAAAATTGATGGCGTCAATTTGATCCCTTACCTCACCGGGAAGAATAAAGCCCGCCCGCACGACACCCTCTTCTGGCGCATCGACCGACGCACTGCCATTCGTGTAGGGGATTGGAAACTCCTGCGTAATCCAAGACGCGGACAAGGCGACGATTGGGAACTCTACAATCTGGCGAAAGATATCAGTGAGTCGAATAACCTGGCCTCTACTGAACCGTCCAAGGTGAAGGAGATGCTGGAAGCCTGGGAGGATATGAACGGCCAGATGATTGAACCGGTTTGGCGACCGAGGTGA
- a CDS encoding DUF1080 domain-containing protein — MSAAGQEYKSLFNGKDLSGWEGSSELWKVEDGNIVGSTEGVTLEANTFLIAKDVEVSNFHLTLRLRMAGTNNSGVMYRAQSLDSGPFRLKGPQMDIHPKPEYQGMYYSEQTGRGIIAERGQKVLIPADLNDKGKTTPQVRGNLGSEPAFDLSEWNTYEVIAMGRRSVHKINGVITVDVVDRDPSTVLSGLIGLQLHRGPDMSIQVKNIQLRDGINAAEAKALIEKKNDTPLEEGLAVNENRATPIEDILMPDGFKVELLYSVPGDTQGSWVNLALDGKNRLIASDQFGGLYRFPVPAPGKTLNAAAIEKVPANIRAVNGMLWAFDSLYVGVNDYEDSTNSGLYRITDSDGDDQLDHVELLRHIPSRGDHGVHAVKLSPDGKSIFLICGNNAEPTEVNRENISNFGEDHLLPRMPDGRGHNRSRLAPAGIIYKISPDGEHWERYSMGYRNIFDADFNADGELFTYDADMEYDFNTPWYRPTRVNHVVSGSDYGWRNGTGKFAEWYADSVPATVNIGPGSPTGVTFGYGAKFPAKYQNAFFIMDWSWGKLYSVFLEPKGSSYTGYKEDFISGVPLPLTDMVIHPEDGAMYFAIGGRRVQSGLYRVTYVGDEDTSPAVKKSAGQDARDVRIVLEQFHGKEDDRAVQLAWRYLDDKDPFIRNAARSALESQPAANWGRRAFREQNAGKKIQALLALTRVRGIDPFHRVDGDIPQNNMQGARILGALADIDYGSLDEQNRQALVRTYHVALNRFRGAETELAGKIISQLDLHFPADNQESNRLLCETLVYLQAPSVAQKAIALLEDAATQEEQMEYARSLRMLKTGWTNALRTSYFEWFLKAANFRGGASFVAFIQNIRKDAELTLTSKEKTDLVELLAREPEVKSSLEAAMSALAGRTNFTDWKLDDLSEAGDNMIDRNFDRGRKMFAATACYSCHRFNNEGGATGPDLTSAGGRYSPHDFLDQIINPSKEINEQFVPAQVSMLDGTAVHGVIVNLKGDVIVVNTDLTNPNQRTNVDRKMVKSIDPSPVSPMPPMLLGRLEKEEIYDLVAYVLSGGNPEDKRFQSN; from the coding sequence ATGTCCGCCGCCGGGCAGGAATACAAGTCGCTCTTTAACGGGAAAGACCTCAGTGGCTGGGAAGGCAGTTCCGAACTCTGGAAAGTGGAAGACGGAAACATCGTCGGCAGCACAGAAGGCGTGACTCTCGAGGCTAACACCTTCCTCATCGCAAAGGATGTCGAGGTAAGCAATTTTCACCTGACACTGAGACTTCGCATGGCAGGCACCAACAACTCCGGTGTCATGTATAGAGCGCAAAGCCTGGATAGCGGCCCGTTCAGGCTCAAAGGCCCCCAAATGGATATCCACCCAAAACCGGAATACCAGGGCATGTATTACAGCGAGCAAACCGGCCGTGGTATCATCGCCGAACGTGGACAGAAGGTCCTCATTCCAGCTGACTTGAATGATAAGGGAAAGACCACTCCACAGGTTCGAGGTAACCTGGGATCTGAACCCGCCTTTGATCTTTCCGAGTGGAACACCTACGAAGTCATCGCAATGGGACGTCGCAGTGTACACAAGATCAACGGAGTGATCACGGTCGATGTGGTGGACCGCGATCCCAGTACCGTACTAAGTGGACTGATTGGGCTGCAACTTCACCGAGGGCCAGACATGTCCATCCAGGTTAAAAATATTCAACTCCGAGATGGGATAAATGCAGCAGAGGCAAAAGCCTTGATCGAAAAAAAAAATGATACACCCCTAGAAGAGGGGCTCGCGGTAAATGAAAACCGCGCGACTCCTATTGAAGACATCCTCATGCCCGATGGCTTCAAAGTGGAGCTTCTCTACTCCGTTCCCGGAGACACACAAGGCTCCTGGGTCAACCTGGCCTTGGACGGAAAAAACCGATTAATTGCCAGTGATCAGTTTGGTGGCCTTTACCGCTTTCCGGTACCAGCTCCAGGCAAAACACTCAACGCTGCAGCTATCGAAAAGGTGCCCGCCAACATCCGGGCGGTCAATGGTATGCTCTGGGCATTCGATTCACTTTATGTCGGCGTCAATGACTACGAAGACAGCACTAATTCCGGATTGTATCGCATCACCGATTCAGACGGCGACGACCAGCTCGATCATGTGGAGCTTTTGCGCCACATCCCTTCACGGGGTGATCACGGTGTCCACGCTGTAAAACTGTCTCCTGATGGGAAATCCATTTTCCTGATTTGTGGAAACAATGCTGAACCCACCGAAGTAAATCGGGAAAACATAAGCAACTTTGGGGAAGACCACCTTCTACCCCGTATGCCCGATGGCCGTGGACACAATCGCTCACGCCTGGCCCCAGCCGGGATCATTTATAAGATCTCACCTGATGGTGAGCATTGGGAGCGCTACTCCATGGGTTACCGCAATATCTTCGACGCAGACTTCAACGCCGATGGCGAGCTCTTCACCTACGACGCAGACATGGAGTATGATTTCAATACTCCCTGGTACCGCCCTACTCGCGTAAACCATGTAGTCAGCGGTTCTGACTACGGTTGGCGAAATGGCACAGGCAAGTTTGCCGAGTGGTATGCGGACAGTGTTCCGGCAACGGTGAATATTGGCCCCGGCTCACCCACTGGAGTCACCTTCGGCTATGGCGCTAAGTTCCCCGCCAAATACCAAAACGCGTTTTTCATCATGGATTGGAGTTGGGGGAAACTTTACTCCGTCTTTCTCGAGCCCAAAGGATCCAGCTATACAGGATACAAAGAAGACTTCATCTCAGGTGTCCCACTTCCATTAACGGATATGGTGATTCACCCGGAGGATGGCGCCATGTATTTTGCAATCGGTGGACGAAGGGTCCAATCGGGACTTTACCGCGTGACCTATGTGGGAGATGAAGACACCTCCCCAGCCGTAAAAAAATCTGCCGGACAGGATGCACGCGATGTTCGTATCGTGCTGGAGCAATTCCATGGCAAAGAAGATGACCGGGCTGTGCAACTGGCCTGGCGCTACCTGGACGACAAGGATCCATTTATTCGGAATGCAGCGCGCAGTGCTCTGGAGAGCCAACCCGCTGCCAACTGGGGACGCCGCGCTTTCCGTGAGCAAAACGCAGGCAAGAAGATCCAGGCATTACTCGCTCTGACTCGAGTACGTGGTATTGACCCCTTCCACCGTGTAGATGGCGACATTCCACAAAATAACATGCAAGGTGCCCGTATTTTGGGCGCGCTCGCCGACATCGATTATGGATCGTTGGATGAACAAAACCGTCAGGCCTTGGTACGCACCTACCATGTGGCACTTAATCGTTTTCGCGGCGCTGAGACTGAGCTCGCAGGTAAAATCATCAGTCAGCTCGATCTACACTTCCCTGCCGACAACCAGGAATCGAACCGCCTGCTCTGTGAGACCTTGGTTTATCTCCAAGCTCCAAGCGTAGCGCAAAAGGCGATCGCACTTCTTGAAGACGCGGCCACGCAAGAAGAACAGATGGAATATGCTCGTTCCCTCCGCATGCTCAAAACCGGATGGACAAACGCACTGCGCACCTCCTACTTCGAATGGTTTCTGAAAGCAGCTAATTTCCGCGGTGGAGCTAGCTTTGTCGCTTTCATCCAAAACATTCGTAAGGATGCCGAATTAACCCTCACCAGTAAGGAAAAAACCGACCTGGTAGAACTCCTCGCCCGCGAGCCTGAAGTAAAGTCATCGTTAGAAGCTGCTATGTCAGCCTTGGCTGGTCGCACCAACTTCACTGACTGGAAACTGGATGACCTATCCGAAGCAGGCGACAATATGATCGACCGCAACTTTGACCGTGGTCGCAAAATGTTCGCTGCTACAGCGTGTTACTCCTGTCACCGATTCAACAACGAAGGCGGTGCCACGGGTCCCGATCTTACTTCAGCGGGAGGTCGTTATTCACCGCATGATTTCCTCGACCAAATCATAAATCCGAGCAAAGAAATCAATGAACAATTTGTGCCTGCTCAAGTGAGCATGCTGGATGGAACAGCCGTGCATGGAGTCATCGTAAACTTAAAAGGCGATGTGATAGTTGTTAACACCGATCTCACGAACCCGAACCAACGGACCAACGTGGACCGGAAAATGGTTAAGAGCATCGATCCATCTCCTGTCTCACCCATGCCTCCCATGTTACTCGGTCGCCTGGAGAAAGAGGAAATTTATGATCTCGTCGCCTACGTGCTCAGCGGAGGTAATCCCGAGGACAAACGCTTTCAGTCGAACTAA